A window of Leclercia adecarboxylata contains these coding sequences:
- the gspC gene encoding type II secretion system protein GspC, whose translation MFILLIFSGQQGYVVFKQYKKISEKLADPDYAMSSEPVKVQEFALFQPAVYQDTPQRTPVKSPLGAEVEGIINSDEAWMSFAVIKTPSGQQSYREGESLTGYSDAWIEEINPDSVVINYQGSPQTLTLKKPDYFKGDTTTVPVRRPMTDAGLDNLHLNDYFVLKPRFDHGQLEGYQIKPKNASAFFSHSGLQKGDVVVKVNSVDMTKEEQAKNIIASWSKMREAEVVVRRRAHLENIRVNVLNN comes from the coding sequence ATGTTTATTCTGCTGATTTTTAGTGGACAGCAGGGATATGTCGTCTTCAAACAGTACAAAAAAATCAGTGAAAAGCTCGCGGATCCTGATTATGCGATGAGCAGCGAGCCGGTTAAGGTGCAGGAATTTGCCCTGTTTCAGCCTGCCGTCTATCAGGACACCCCGCAGCGCACGCCGGTGAAATCGCCGCTCGGCGCCGAGGTGGAGGGCATTATCAACAGTGACGAAGCGTGGATGTCATTTGCCGTCATTAAAACCCCCTCCGGGCAGCAGAGCTACCGGGAAGGCGAGAGCCTGACGGGCTACAGCGATGCCTGGATTGAAGAGATCAACCCCGACAGCGTAGTAATCAACTACCAGGGAAGCCCTCAGACGTTAACCCTGAAAAAGCCGGACTATTTTAAAGGCGACACCACGACTGTGCCCGTCCGGCGGCCAATGACCGATGCCGGGCTGGATAATTTACATCTCAACGACTATTTCGTGCTGAAGCCGCGGTTCGATCATGGGCAGCTCGAGGGCTATCAAATTAAGCCGAAAAATGCCTCCGCCTTTTTCAGCCATAGCGGACTGCAAAAAGGCGATGTGGTTGTGAAAGTGAATTCTGTCGATATGACGAAAGAAGAACAGGCGAAAAATATTATCGCCAGCTGGTCGAAGATGAGAGAAGCGGAAGTCGTCGTCAGACGTCGCGCCCACCTTGAAAATATTCGGGTTAATGTTTTAAACAATTAA
- the gspD gene encoding type II secretion system secretin GspD translates to MKKMPWACLVLTAASLYSSSLLAANFSASFKNTDIREFIDTVSRNLNKTILVDPSVQGTVSVRTYNVLTEDEYYQFFLSVLDVYGLSVIPMDNGMVKVVRSSVARTAGVPVADSKNPGKGDEIITRVVRMENVPVRELAPLLRQLNDASGVGNVVHFEPSNVLLLTGKASVVNRLVDLVERVDRSGVQRREIVPLRYASAKELSDMLNNLNNEEQKGQNAPQLATKVVADDETNSLIISGPQEARARTRALVSQLDREQNNEGNTRVFYLKFASASKVVPVLTGIGEQLKDKAGAAKSKTSTASNDLNITADEATNSLVITAQPNVMNSLEKVIDKLDIRRPQVLVEAIIAEVQDGSGLDLGVQWTGKHGGVQFGATGLPISQIKNGTMKGTSFTGLATGFFNGDFGALMTALSTDGKNDILSTPSVVTLDNKEASFNVGQDVPVLSGSQTTSGDNVFNSVERKTVGTKLKIVPQINDGDIIHLKIEQEVSSVDASATEDASLGPTFNTRTINNEVMVHSGQTVVLGGLMENVTKQNVSKVPLLGDIPLVGQLFRYTSQDTTKRNLMVFIHTTVLRDDDTYSASSKEKYDQIRARQQQRLEERKLGIIAPEDNAVLPAYPTAASKTKSVVSTTSASRNPFKE, encoded by the coding sequence ATGAAGAAAATGCCTTGGGCGTGTCTGGTATTGACCGCCGCCTCGCTCTATTCCAGTTCATTGCTGGCAGCCAATTTTAGCGCCAGCTTTAAAAATACCGATATTCGCGAATTTATCGATACCGTAAGCCGCAACCTGAATAAGACGATTCTTGTCGATCCGTCCGTACAGGGTACGGTTTCTGTCCGCACCTATAACGTGCTGACCGAGGATGAGTACTATCAGTTTTTCCTCAGCGTGCTGGACGTATACGGCCTGTCGGTGATCCCGATGGATAACGGTATGGTGAAAGTGGTGCGCTCAAGCGTGGCGCGAACCGCCGGGGTGCCGGTGGCCGACAGCAAAAATCCGGGTAAAGGTGATGAGATCATCACCCGGGTAGTGCGCATGGAAAACGTGCCGGTGCGCGAGCTGGCTCCGCTGCTGCGTCAGCTGAATGATGCCTCCGGCGTCGGTAACGTGGTCCATTTTGAGCCATCCAACGTGCTGCTGCTCACCGGTAAAGCCTCGGTGGTCAACCGGCTGGTGGATCTGGTGGAGCGCGTCGATCGCTCCGGGGTGCAGCGCCGGGAGATTGTCCCGCTGCGCTATGCCTCTGCGAAAGAACTCTCCGATATGTTGAACAACCTCAATAACGAGGAGCAGAAAGGGCAGAACGCCCCACAGCTGGCGACCAAAGTGGTGGCCGACGATGAAACCAACAGCCTGATTATCAGCGGCCCGCAAGAAGCCCGGGCGCGCACCCGGGCGCTGGTGAGCCAGCTGGATCGCGAGCAGAACAACGAAGGCAACACCCGCGTCTTCTATCTGAAATTTGCCAGCGCCAGCAAGGTGGTACCGGTGCTCACCGGTATCGGCGAGCAGCTGAAAGACAAGGCCGGGGCGGCGAAAAGCAAAACCTCGACGGCCAGTAACGATCTGAACATTACCGCCGATGAAGCCACCAACTCACTGGTGATCACCGCTCAGCCTAACGTGATGAACTCGCTGGAAAAGGTGATCGACAAGCTCGATATTCGCCGTCCACAGGTGCTGGTGGAGGCGATCATTGCTGAGGTGCAGGACGGGAGCGGTCTTGATCTTGGCGTGCAGTGGACCGGCAAACATGGCGGGGTGCAGTTTGGCGCCACCGGCCTGCCGATCAGCCAGATTAAGAACGGCACGATGAAGGGCACCAGCTTCACCGGCCTGGCAACCGGCTTCTTTAACGGCGACTTTGGCGCTCTGATGACCGCGCTCTCCACCGACGGTAAAAACGACATTCTCTCGACCCCGAGCGTTGTCACCCTCGATAACAAAGAGGCCTCATTCAACGTCGGCCAGGATGTACCTGTGCTGTCCGGCTCGCAGACCACCAGCGGCGACAACGTCTTCAACTCGGTTGAGCGTAAAACCGTGGGTACCAAGCTGAAAATTGTGCCGCAGATTAACGACGGCGACATCATTCACCTCAAGATTGAGCAGGAAGTCTCCAGCGTCGACGCCAGCGCCACCGAAGATGCGAGCCTCGGCCCGACCTTCAACACCCGCACCATCAATAACGAAGTGATGGTGCACAGCGGGCAGACCGTGGTCCTCGGCGGACTGATGGAGAACGTCACCAAGCAGAACGTCTCGAAGGTGCCGCTGCTGGGCGATATCCCGCTGGTAGGGCAGCTGTTCCGCTATACCTCCCAGGACACCACGAAGCGTAACCTGATGGTCTTTATTCATACCACCGTCCTGCGTGACGACGACACCTACAGCGCGTCGTCGAAAGAGAAATACGACCAGATCCGTGCCCGCCAGCAGCAGCGTCTTGAGGAGAGAAAGCTCGGCATTATCGCGCCTGAAGACAATGCCGTGCTGCCCGCTTACCCGACTGCCGCCAGCAAGACGAAGAGCGTGGTCAGCACCACGTCAGCCAGCCGCAACCCGTTTAAAGAGTAA
- the gspE gene encoding type II secretion system ATPase GspE produces MDGLSQELCTSNYAKTHGILFYQDRVWVRDDAPAFALLEMRRVLGRSFTPTLLTAEAFDELLAKVWQQNSGVSQQLVDDMDADIDLMALTEEIPDNEDLLDNDENSPVIRLINAILGEAVKDSASDIHIETFERTLSIRFRVDGVLRPVLQPARKLAPLLVSRIKVMSKLDIAEKRLPQDGRISLRIGRKAIDVRVSTIPSQYGERVVMRLLDKSNLKPDINKLGLIDEELSQLKGLIGRPHGIILVTGPTGSGKSTTLYAILSALNGHERNILTVEDPIEYELEGVGQTQVNPRVDMTFARGLRAILRQDPDVVMIGEIRDGETAQIAVQASLTGHLVMSTLHTNSAAGAITRLRDMGLESFLIGSSLLGVIAQRLVRRLCTHCRTTSPLDDNEKVLFSFMDTPPKAIYRAVGCEHCRQSGYQGRAGIHEFLVVDSAMRRAIHEDKDEMSIETELFKQAYSLRENGLLKVISGVTSLEEVMRVTAERGGDA; encoded by the coding sequence ATGGATGGATTGAGTCAAGAGCTATGCACCAGCAACTACGCGAAAACCCACGGGATCCTTTTCTATCAGGATCGGGTCTGGGTACGTGATGATGCCCCGGCGTTTGCCCTGCTGGAGATGCGCCGGGTGCTGGGACGATCCTTCACCCCGACCCTTCTCACGGCCGAGGCGTTTGACGAGTTGCTGGCGAAAGTCTGGCAGCAGAACAGCGGCGTCTCCCAGCAGCTCGTGGACGATATGGACGCCGATATTGACCTGATGGCGCTCACCGAGGAGATCCCGGACAACGAGGATCTGCTGGATAACGACGAAAACTCGCCGGTGATCCGCCTGATCAACGCCATTCTTGGCGAAGCGGTGAAGGACAGTGCCTCGGATATTCATATCGAAACCTTCGAGCGCACCCTGAGCATCCGTTTTCGCGTCGACGGCGTGCTGCGCCCTGTGCTGCAACCGGCGCGCAAGCTGGCACCGCTGCTGGTGTCGCGCATCAAGGTAATGTCGAAGCTCGATATCGCTGAAAAACGCCTGCCGCAGGATGGCCGTATCTCCCTGCGCATTGGCCGTAAGGCCATCGACGTGCGTGTTTCCACCATTCCGTCCCAGTACGGCGAGCGGGTGGTTATGCGTCTGCTGGATAAAAGTAATCTCAAGCCGGACATTAACAAGCTGGGGCTTATCGATGAAGAGCTGTCGCAGCTGAAGGGACTGATTGGCCGTCCGCACGGCATTATCCTGGTCACCGGCCCGACCGGTTCCGGGAAAAGTACCACCCTGTACGCCATTCTTTCGGCGCTGAACGGCCATGAACGCAACATTCTGACCGTTGAAGACCCGATCGAATACGAGCTGGAAGGGGTCGGACAGACCCAGGTTAACCCGCGCGTGGACATGACCTTTGCCCGCGGGCTGCGCGCCATTCTGCGCCAGGACCCGGACGTGGTGATGATCGGTGAGATCCGTGACGGCGAAACCGCGCAAATCGCGGTGCAGGCGTCGCTGACCGGTCACCTGGTGATGTCCACGCTGCACACCAACAGCGCCGCCGGGGCCATTACCCGTCTGCGGGATATGGGGCTGGAATCCTTCTTAATCGGTTCATCGTTGCTCGGCGTCATTGCCCAGCGTCTGGTGCGTCGGCTGTGTACCCACTGCCGGACCACCAGTCCGCTGGACGACAATGAAAAAGTGCTGTTCAGCTTTATGGATACCCCGCCAAAAGCGATCTACCGCGCGGTGGGCTGCGAGCACTGCCGCCAGAGCGGCTATCAGGGGCGAGCCGGCATTCATGAGTTTCTGGTGGTGGACAGCGCGATGCGCCGTGCCATTCATGAAGATAAAGATGAAATGTCCATCGAAACTGAGCTCTTCAAACAGGCCTACAGCCTGCGTGAGAACGGCCTGCTGAAGGTCATCAGCGGTGTCACCTCGCTGGAAGAGGTGATGCGCGTGACCGCCGAGCGGGGAGGGGATGCGTAA
- the gspF gene encoding type II secretion system inner membrane protein GspF — protein MAFYAWTATDAAGKTRRGTLQAEGQKQVRQMLRDQKLMPVSITETREKATAGKAATGAKLSTPVLSMFTRQLSTLVNAALPLESALKAISKQTEDKKLAAMVVEIREKVVEGHTLFDAFSQFPRTFDKLYCTLVMAGEKTGHLGDVLEKLAEYNEQRQKMKSKLTQAMVYPITLTVVAIAVISILLVAVVPQVIEQFTHMKQQLPITTRTLIAVSDFLQAYGIYIAGGLAGAMVGFKTWVRNSKNRFRWHSWLVNASPIKKLVCAINSARYIRTLSILQASSVPLLEGMYIAMDGIENLYARQVLEQAADTVRQGASLYNALDQAKLFPPTMLYMIASGEESGELGNLMDRAAENQESALQHRITLTLSVFEPALVVSMATIVLFIVLSILQPLLQLNNMVG, from the coding sequence ATGGCCTTCTACGCATGGACGGCCACCGACGCGGCGGGCAAAACCCGCCGCGGAACGCTGCAGGCCGAAGGGCAAAAGCAGGTGCGCCAGATGCTGCGGGATCAAAAGCTGATGCCGGTCAGCATCACCGAAACCCGCGAGAAGGCAACGGCCGGTAAAGCGGCAACCGGAGCGAAGCTCTCGACGCCGGTGCTGTCGATGTTTACCCGCCAGCTGTCGACCCTGGTGAACGCCGCGCTGCCGCTGGAGAGCGCCCTGAAGGCGATCTCGAAGCAAACGGAAGATAAAAAGCTGGCGGCGATGGTGGTGGAGATCCGTGAAAAAGTGGTGGAGGGGCACACCCTGTTCGACGCCTTCAGCCAGTTTCCACGCACCTTCGACAAACTGTATTGCACCCTGGTGATGGCCGGGGAAAAAACCGGTCATCTGGGCGACGTGCTGGAGAAGCTGGCGGAATACAACGAGCAGCGCCAGAAGATGAAAAGCAAGCTCACCCAGGCGATGGTCTACCCGATCACCCTGACGGTGGTGGCCATCGCGGTGATCAGCATCCTGCTGGTGGCGGTGGTGCCGCAGGTGATCGAGCAGTTCACCCACATGAAGCAGCAGCTGCCGATCACCACCCGCACCCTGATTGCGGTGAGCGATTTCCTGCAGGCTTACGGGATCTATATCGCCGGAGGGCTGGCGGGGGCGATGGTGGGCTTCAAAACCTGGGTCAGAAACAGCAAAAACCGCTTCAGGTGGCACAGCTGGCTGGTCAACGCATCGCCGATTAAAAAGCTGGTCTGCGCCATTAACAGCGCCCGCTACATCCGCACCCTGAGTATTCTGCAGGCCAGTAGCGTACCGCTGCTGGAGGGGATGTATATCGCCATGGACGGGATCGAAAACCTCTATGCCCGGCAGGTGCTGGAGCAGGCGGCAGATACCGTGCGTCAGGGGGCGTCGCTCTATAACGCCCTGGATCAGGCGAAATTATTCCCGCCCACCATGCTGTACATGATTGCCTCCGGCGAAGAGAGCGGTGAACTGGGCAATTTAATGGACCGCGCGGCGGAAAACCAGGAATCAGCTTTGCAACATCGCATCACCTTAACGCTGTCGGTCTTTGAACCGGCGCTGGTGGTGTCGATGGCAACCATTGTTCTGTTTATCGTGCTGTCAATATTACAGCCACTTCTGCAACTTAATAACATGGTAGGTTAA
- the gspG gene encoding type II secretion system major pseudopilin GspG — protein sequence MAMKRKNLTRQAGFTLLELMVVIVILGVLASMVVPNLMGNKEKADTQKATSDIVALEGSLDMYKLDNHRYPTTDQGLQALVTKPEIAPIPNGYRADGYIRRLPQDPWGNDYLLVSPGEHGAIDVFSAGPDGEANTADDITNWSLAKK from the coding sequence ATGGCGATGAAACGTAAAAACCTGACCCGTCAGGCGGGCTTCACCTTGCTCGAATTAATGGTGGTCATTGTTATTCTCGGGGTACTGGCCAGTATGGTGGTGCCAAATTTAATGGGTAATAAAGAGAAGGCCGATACCCAGAAAGCCACCAGCGATATTGTTGCGCTGGAAGGCTCGCTGGATATGTACAAGCTCGACAACCACCGTTATCCCACCACCGATCAGGGCCTGCAGGCGCTGGTCACCAAACCGGAAATCGCGCCAATCCCGAACGGCTACCGCGCTGACGGCTATATCCGCCGCCTGCCGCAGGATCCGTGGGGCAACGACTATCTGCTGGTGAGCCCGGGCGAACACGGCGCGATTGATGTCTTCTCTGCCGGTCCGGACGGCGAAGCCAATACTGCCGACGATATTACTAACTGGTCGCTCGCGAAAAAATAA
- the gspH gene encoding type II secretion system minor pseudopilin GspH, translated as MSKQRGFTLLEIILALVIFASCAMMVVSTIPSRSGADIFGQQLKALVEYGSDRAVMDGNIIGLTITTDKYQLVTFEEKNGKRGWVPLSAGRITTRGDFPEAMHVSLSPQRLAATADADPQILFLPDGEISRFTLSLQSDDKQHRFRVISQGAAPVTVENDG; from the coding sequence ATGAGTAAGCAACGCGGCTTTACCCTGCTGGAAATTATTCTCGCGCTGGTGATATTTGCCAGCTGCGCGATGATGGTGGTGTCGACTATTCCATCGCGCAGCGGCGCGGATATATTTGGCCAGCAGTTAAAAGCCCTTGTGGAATATGGATCCGATCGCGCGGTGATGGACGGGAATATTATTGGCCTGACCATCACTACCGATAAATATCAGCTGGTGACCTTCGAAGAGAAGAACGGTAAACGGGGCTGGGTGCCCTTAAGCGCCGGGCGGATCACCACCCGGGGGGATTTCCCGGAGGCCATGCACGTGTCGCTGTCACCCCAGCGGCTGGCGGCCACGGCGGATGCCGACCCGCAGATCCTCTTTTTGCCGGACGGCGAAATCAGCCGTTTCACTCTGTCGCTGCAAAGTGATGACAAACAGCACCGCTTTCGCGTGATCTCCCAGGGCGCGGCCCCGGTAACGGTAGAAAACGATGGCTAA
- the gspI gene encoding type II secretion system minor pseudopilin GspI — protein MAKAKQQGMTLLEVMVALVIFSTAALALMNSVSLNVRFTYGLADTLQASWVAENQLAEAHLRQSDFPDTEEEGRETQGGRSWIWRKQRVKSSEHGLVDEIRVWADGDDSQPVITLDIIPPGEKK, from the coding sequence ATGGCTAAGGCCAAACAACAGGGCATGACGCTGCTGGAGGTGATGGTCGCCCTGGTGATCTTCTCCACCGCCGCGCTGGCGCTGATGAACTCGGTGTCGCTTAACGTCCGCTTCACCTACGGGCTGGCGGATACGTTACAGGCGAGCTGGGTGGCGGAAAATCAGCTGGCGGAAGCCCACCTGAGGCAGAGCGACTTCCCCGACACCGAGGAGGAGGGGCGCGAAACCCAGGGCGGGCGCAGCTGGATCTGGCGCAAACAGCGGGTGAAAAGCAGCGAACATGGCCTGGTGGATGAGATCCGCGTCTGGGCCGACGGTGACGACAGCCAGCCGGTTATCACCCTGGATATCATCCCGCCAGGAGAGAAAAAGTGA
- the gspJ gene encoding type II secretion system minor pseudopilin GspJ: MKQTRRQQGFTLLEIMIALTIFAVISTLAWQILDGAMRTSSATDASAAKLNQLQRAWSLLERDFFQLQGRAPRNGTGAFRLKNNALEMTTLNGVSGQVQLERVRWRLEGGRLWRDVWPTLDGPANSKPDEVPIVSEVKAVQWRFWQADWQKTWRDIDHQPEGVELTLTMDNGDRWRWVFTTPGDLPPEAEKPAEPEAEKPVQTPSDIAPDIAPEAAPLSPETPPAAEALR, encoded by the coding sequence GTGAAACAGACACGGCGCCAGCAGGGGTTCACCCTGCTGGAGATCATGATTGCGCTGACCATCTTCGCGGTGATCAGCACCCTGGCGTGGCAAATTCTGGATGGCGCGATGCGTACCAGCTCCGCCACCGATGCCAGCGCGGCGAAGCTCAACCAGCTGCAACGCGCCTGGAGCCTGCTGGAGCGCGATTTTTTTCAACTGCAGGGGCGCGCGCCGCGTAACGGAACGGGAGCGTTTCGCCTGAAAAACAATGCCCTGGAGATGACGACCCTCAACGGCGTCAGCGGCCAGGTACAGCTTGAGCGCGTGCGCTGGCGGCTGGAGGGCGGCCGCCTGTGGCGCGACGTCTGGCCGACCCTTGACGGCCCGGCCAACAGCAAACCGGACGAAGTGCCGATCGTCAGTGAGGTGAAAGCCGTGCAGTGGCGATTCTGGCAGGCGGACTGGCAAAAAACCTGGCGCGACATCGACCATCAGCCGGAAGGCGTGGAGCTGACGTTAACCATGGACAACGGCGACCGCTGGCGCTGGGTCTTTACCACCCCAGGAGATCTGCCCCCGGAAGCGGAAAAACCGGCGGAGCCGGAGGCGGAAAAACCGGTCCAGACGCCGTCGGACATCGCGCCGGACATCGCGCCAGAAGCCGCACCACTCTCCCCTGAAACGCCGCCCGCAGCGGAGGCCTTACGATGA
- the gspK gene encoding type II secretion system minor pseudopilin GspK produces the protein MNRVRKQQGVALLVVLILLVMMSALAAKISQQFCRNLQKTHYQVSQQQLRWAMQRQEEEVKHRLLMAISGENSVLTLQGEWHEPLETQGEYYTVVSQVEDAQDCFNVNNLLAVPATAGKDETPAPVVTEKPRQQQIVEQLLTDSGVNTLTAEEIYHQLVDYLDADSLTARAGQEDDAWAGLEPARLPANRMMLSLNELKLLPAFPAAAWPKVSKLFCALPTTTSRIDVNTLTAQQAGLLAAQFPGKLTADEAKRVIDARPDDGWESVKAFSELLERNAPQLKDDLKQAASQFDVNSRFFRVDYTGNTDELTLRVVSQLRAERDTGEVRTWQRRYRMIE, from the coding sequence ATGAATCGGGTACGCAAACAGCAGGGTGTCGCCCTGCTGGTGGTGCTGATCCTGCTGGTAATGATGTCGGCGCTGGCGGCGAAAATCAGCCAGCAGTTCTGCCGCAACCTGCAGAAAACCCACTACCAGGTGAGCCAGCAGCAGCTGCGCTGGGCGATGCAGCGTCAGGAGGAAGAGGTCAAACACCGGCTGCTGATGGCCATCAGCGGCGAGAACAGCGTCCTCACCCTGCAGGGCGAATGGCATGAGCCGCTGGAGACCCAGGGGGAGTACTACACGGTGGTCAGCCAGGTCGAGGATGCCCAGGACTGCTTTAATGTTAACAATCTGCTGGCGGTGCCAGCCACCGCCGGAAAGGACGAGACCCCGGCGCCAGTGGTAACGGAAAAGCCGCGCCAGCAGCAGATCGTGGAGCAGCTGCTCACCGACAGCGGCGTCAACACCCTTACGGCCGAGGAGATTTATCACCAGCTGGTGGATTACCTCGATGCGGACAGCCTGACCGCCAGAGCAGGGCAGGAGGATGATGCCTGGGCCGGGCTTGAGCCCGCGCGCCTGCCGGCGAACCGGATGATGCTCAGCCTGAACGAACTCAAGCTGCTGCCCGCGTTTCCGGCAGCGGCGTGGCCGAAGGTGAGCAAGCTGTTCTGCGCGCTGCCCACCACCACCAGCCGAATTGACGTCAACACCCTGACGGCGCAGCAGGCGGGCCTGCTGGCGGCGCAGTTCCCCGGCAAGCTGACCGCAGATGAGGCGAAGCGGGTGATCGATGCCCGCCCGGACGACGGCTGGGAGAGCGTTAAGGCGTTCAGCGAGCTGCTGGAGCGTAACGCCCCGCAGCTGAAGGACGATCTGAAACAGGCCGCCAGCCAGTTTGATGTCAACAGCCGCTTTTTCCGCGTGGATTACACCGGCAATACCGACGAGTTAACCCTGCGCGTGGTCAGCCAGCTGCGGGCGGAGCGCGACACGGGCGAGGTCAGAACCTGGCAGCGCCGTTACCGAATGATTGAATAA
- the gspL gene encoding type II secretion system protein GspL produces the protein MKQVIFVRPDSHEDAKVWWCESGSEQVMALNGHQALSELASHPLASSVCLLLPASEMIFRHFTLAKKTLSAQNTPFSWMAEETLIGDVDTLHWTVLNKAGREVDAVAIDAPRLHWWLALFHDAGLKVVQVLPDAWLLPGEATSNTLVPLEDQVWLRCGQTSACEVDTALLPLLLAKTAGEIVCYGEAPAGVACSETLPGQHPLVLIQARWKHCRINLLHGEFDRRVDDKGAAKKRRLATAAMALLCVGLLIGPRAATAWLLVQEENHLQQEMVQLYQHHFPSLRQQTNIKYHFGQNIKKQKKGIFQQLEALEQIKRRVPGMEIEGIEYDNAQNNLTLSVKAQNPQQFQEFVQQASANFAFSLQPVSTAAPYTAIVTGKYK, from the coding sequence ATGAAACAGGTAATTTTTGTGCGTCCCGACAGTCACGAGGACGCAAAGGTATGGTGGTGCGAATCGGGCAGTGAGCAGGTGATGGCGTTGAACGGGCATCAGGCGCTCAGCGAGCTGGCGTCACATCCGCTGGCGTCGAGCGTCTGTCTGCTGTTACCGGCGAGCGAGATGATTTTCCGTCACTTTACGCTGGCGAAAAAGACACTGTCCGCGCAGAACACGCCCTTTTCGTGGATGGCGGAAGAGACGCTGATCGGCGATGTCGACACGCTCCACTGGACGGTGCTGAACAAAGCCGGACGCGAGGTGGATGCGGTGGCCATCGACGCCCCGCGCCTGCATTGGTGGCTGGCTCTCTTCCATGACGCCGGGCTGAAGGTGGTGCAGGTGCTGCCGGATGCCTGGCTGCTGCCGGGCGAGGCAACCAGCAACACTCTGGTACCGCTGGAAGATCAGGTCTGGCTGCGCTGCGGCCAGACGAGTGCCTGCGAGGTGGATACTGCCCTGCTACCGCTGCTGCTGGCGAAAACCGCCGGGGAGATCGTCTGTTATGGTGAGGCCCCGGCGGGAGTGGCATGCAGTGAAACCCTGCCGGGGCAGCATCCGCTGGTGTTGATCCAGGCGCGCTGGAAACACTGCCGCATTAACCTGCTGCACGGTGAGTTCGACCGGCGGGTGGATGACAAAGGGGCGGCGAAAAAGCGCCGCCTTGCGACCGCGGCGATGGCGCTGCTGTGCGTCGGGTTACTGATCGGGCCACGGGCCGCCACGGCGTGGCTGCTGGTACAGGAGGAGAACCATCTCCAGCAGGAGATGGTGCAGCTTTATCAGCACCATTTCCCCAGCCTGCGCCAGCAGACCAATATCAAATACCATTTTGGTCAGAATATTAAAAAACAGAAGAAAGGGATCTTCCAGCAGCTGGAGGCGCTGGAGCAAATTAAACGCCGGGTGCCGGGTATGGAAATAGAAGGTATCGAATACGACAACGCGCAAAATAATCTCACGCTCAGCGTAAAAGCACAAAACCCGCAGCAGTTTCAGGAGTTTGTTCAGCAGGCGAGCGCGAATTTTGCCTTTTCCTTACAGCCTGTTTCCACGGCAGCACCTTATACCGCGATAGTGACAGGGAAATATAAATGA
- the gspM gene encoding type II secretion system protein GspM yields MKTKIAQLKSRYQQYSLRERNLIKVGAAALCCAAVYYGGMVPLDTMIGRSQATLHRQQETLRWMRDEITKNHLQVQQLKTNNPRIAVENSAHEINLTLSDVHQDGQSMTFAINRVNVYVLKNWLREMNLATGIQLEKMSLTPVDHLSDVKADIQLIWKKHA; encoded by the coding sequence ATGAAAACGAAAATAGCGCAGTTAAAAAGCCGCTATCAGCAGTACAGCCTTCGCGAGCGCAACCTTATTAAGGTAGGGGCGGCAGCGCTGTGCTGTGCGGCGGTGTATTACGGCGGAATGGTACCGCTGGACACGATGATCGGCCGCAGCCAGGCGACGCTGCACCGACAGCAGGAGACATTGCGCTGGATGCGCGACGAAATTACCAAAAATCACCTACAGGTTCAGCAGTTGAAAACCAATAATCCACGCATCGCGGTAGAAAACAGCGCCCATGAGATCAACCTGACGCTCAGCGACGTGCATCAGGACGGACAATCCATGACCTTCGCCATTAACCGGGTGAACGTCTACGTGTTGAAAAACTGGCTGCGGGAGATGAACCTCGCCACCGGCATACAGCTGGAGAAGATGAGCCTGACCCCGGTGGATCACCTTAGCGACGTGAAAGCGGATATTCAGCTCATCTGGAAAAAACACGCATGA